One stretch of Pseudoramibacter sp. DNA includes these proteins:
- a CDS encoding metallophosphoesterase family protein: MRIGVLSDSHGNIVNLQDAVIKLNQLNVDAIFHLGDYVRDAQKIKVWCHKPVYSIKGNCDINASTGLSFARIKFNNKIVFATHGHLFNVKQDLDALYYTAVQKGADIVLFGHTHRKLLMKKNDILIMNPGSLIGGRYSEAPSYGYIEISNDNISGKLFELNSDN; encoded by the coding sequence GTGAGAATAGGGGTACTGTCAGATAGCCACGGTAATATAGTAAATTTGCAAGATGCCGTAATCAAATTAAATCAACTTAATGTAGATGCTATCTTTCATTTAGGGGATTATGTTCGGGATGCACAAAAAATAAAGGTCTGGTGCCACAAGCCAGTATATTCAATAAAAGGAAACTGCGATATTAATGCCTCAACCGGACTAAGTTTTGCGCGAATAAAATTTAATAATAAAATTGTTTTTGCAACACATGGTCATTTATTTAATGTCAAACAGGATTTAGATGCCCTGTATTATACAGCTGTGCAAAAGGGTGCAGATATTGTTTTGTTTGGGCACACTCATCGAAAATTACTGATGAAAAAAAATGATATATTAATAATGAATCCAGGCTCATTAATTGGTGGGAGATATTCAGAAGCACCATCGTATGGATATATCGAAATAAGTAATGACAACATTTCTGGAAAATTGTTTGAATTAAACAGTGACAATTAA
- the rph gene encoding ribonuclease PH gives MRKDGRSFDEGRPVYIKRHVTKYAPGSVLIKTGDTAVLCTAMIDETVPPFMRGEGRGWVTAEYSMLPSSTQTRKKRDRNGKTDSRSIEIQRLIGRSLRSIVDLNKLGERTIKIDCDVIQADGGTRTASITGSFVALYDAVQFLLEKELILANPITSFVASVSVGIYQETPILDLCYDEDSNAIVDMNVVMTEKGEFIEIQGTGEARPFTNDELLALLSLAKKGILNLISNQKDALGIE, from the coding sequence ATAAGAAAAGATGGTCGTTCTTTTGATGAAGGACGACCTGTTTATATTAAAAGACATGTCACAAAATATGCCCCTGGATCGGTATTGATTAAAACGGGTGATACAGCAGTGTTGTGTACAGCTATGATAGATGAAACTGTGCCTCCTTTTATGCGTGGAGAGGGAAGAGGCTGGGTAACCGCAGAATACAGTATGCTTCCAAGTTCAACTCAAACAAGAAAGAAAAGGGACAGAAATGGAAAAACAGACAGTCGTTCAATAGAGATTCAAAGATTAATCGGAAGAAGTTTACGTTCTATTGTCGATTTAAATAAATTAGGTGAAAGAACGATAAAAATCGACTGCGATGTTATTCAAGCAGATGGGGGAACCCGTACTGCTTCAATAACTGGATCATTTGTTGCATTATATGATGCTGTTCAATTTCTATTAGAAAAAGAATTAATATTAGCAAATCCAATTACAAGTTTTGTTGCTTCTGTATCAGTTGGGATTTATCAGGAAACGCCAATTCTAGATTTATGTTATGACGAAGATTCCAATGCGATTGTAGACATGAATGTGGTCATGACAGAAAAGGGTGAATTCATTGAAATACAAGGGACAGGAGAAGCAAGGCCATTTACAAATGATGAGCTTTTAGCTTTACTATCACTTGCAAAAAAAGGAATATTAAATTTAATTTCCAATCAGAAAGATGCGTTAGGTATTGAATAA
- the gatB gene encoding Asp-tRNA(Asn)/Glu-tRNA(Gln) amidotransferase subunit GatB, which yields MEYEVVVGMEIHAELLTNTKIFCSCPTKFGDPENTHTCPVCLGMPGVLPVLNKAVVHYAVRAGLALNCKIANFSKMDRKNYFYPDLPKAYQTSQYDRPLCLGGTVNINVNGKTKPIGITRIHIEEDAGKLLHESSDGTLVDVNRCGVPLIEIVSEPDIRGPEEARIFAEKVRNTLEYTGVSDCKMEEGSIRFDVNVSVREKGSEKLGTRTEMKNLNSFRALERAIKYESKRQIIELKKGHSIIQETRKWDDVKGISSAMRSKEDAQDYRYFPEPDLVPIVISDDEIEKEKSKLPEMPEAKKERYMAEYNLPEYDANLITSTKETARFFESTVNICNHPKQVANWLMVDIPAHLKEKDLTMDTIPFSPEELAELINLIQDGTISGKIAKSVMEKMFDGEGTPKEIVKKNNWAQMQDTGELKSIIEKIVQDNPKSVSDIAAGNKKAYGFLTGQVMKATKGKANPQLANKIIREVVSKKINE from the coding sequence ATGGAATATGAAGTTGTTGTCGGAATGGAAATCCATGCGGAATTGTTGACAAATACGAAGATTTTCTGTTCTTGCCCTACAAAATTCGGAGATCCTGAAAATACACATACGTGCCCCGTTTGTTTGGGAATGCCTGGCGTTTTGCCTGTTTTAAATAAGGCAGTCGTTCATTATGCAGTACGTGCTGGATTAGCATTAAATTGTAAAATAGCAAATTTTAGCAAAATGGACCGTAAAAATTATTTTTATCCCGATCTTCCGAAAGCATATCAAACTTCTCAATATGACAGACCTTTATGTCTGGGCGGGACAGTAAATATCAATGTAAATGGAAAAACCAAGCCGATCGGAATTACACGAATTCATATAGAAGAAGATGCTGGTAAATTACTGCACGAATCAAGTGATGGTACGTTAGTTGATGTCAATCGCTGTGGTGTTCCATTAATCGAAATTGTTTCTGAACCAGATATTCGTGGTCCAGAAGAAGCTAGAATTTTTGCTGAAAAGGTTAGAAATACTTTAGAGTATACTGGCGTTTCAGACTGCAAAATGGAAGAAGGATCTATTCGATTTGATGTCAATGTTTCTGTTCGAGAAAAAGGATCAGAAAAACTTGGTACACGAACCGAAATGAAAAACTTAAACTCTTTCCGTGCATTAGAAAGAGCGATTAAATATGAAAGCAAGCGCCAAATCATTGAGTTGAAAAAAGGGCATTCAATTATTCAGGAAACTAGAAAATGGGATGATGTCAAAGGTATTAGTTCTGCCATGCGTTCAAAAGAAGATGCCCAAGATTATCGTTATTTCCCTGAACCGGACTTAGTCCCAATTGTTATTTCAGATGATGAAATCGAAAAAGAAAAATCGAAACTTCCTGAAATGCCAGAAGCCAAAAAAGAAAGATATATGGCAGAATATAATTTGCCAGAATACGATGCCAATTTAATTACCTCGACAAAAGAAACAGCTCGCTTTTTTGAATCAACTGTCAATATATGCAATCATCCAAAACAGGTTGCGAATTGGCTGATGGTTGATATTCCTGCTCACTTAAAAGAAAAAGATTTGACGATGGATACTATTCCATTTTCACCAGAAGAACTGGCAGAATTAATTAATTTAATTCAAGATGGGACTATTTCTGGAAAAATCGCCAAATCTGTAATGGAAAAGATGTTTGATGGCGAAGGAACTCCTAAAGAAATTGTTAAAAAGAATAATTGGGCTCAAATGCAGGATACAGGAGAATTAAAATCAATCATTGAAAAAATCGTTCAGGATAATCCCAAATCCGTTTCAGATATTGCGGCGGGCAATAAGAAGGCATATGGCTTTTTGACAGGACAAGTAATGAAAGCCACTAAAGGAAAAGCTAACCCACAGTTAGCAAATAAAATAATAAGAGAAGTAGTGTCAAAAAAGATAAATGAATAA
- the rdgB gene encoding RdgB/HAM1 family non-canonical purine NTP pyrophosphatase has product MDNFKIIVATGNKGKANEINDLFGEKFNVMTMKEVGIDADIIEDGKTFEDNALIKVRTIRPLIPDDAHTIILSDDSGLCVDALKGGPGIFSARYAGEEATFEDNNNKLLKAMKDIPLPQRTAQFVSCIALIFPDGEEWTCRGTVRGRIALKEIGNNGFGYDPLFIEDKTGLTYAQLNINEKDNISHRAIALKKAYRKIKTKYNI; this is encoded by the coding sequence ATGGATAATTTTAAAATAATTGTTGCGACAGGAAATAAAGGAAAAGCGAATGAAATAAATGATTTGTTTGGGGAAAAATTTAATGTCATGACAATGAAAGAAGTCGGTATTGATGCTGACATCATAGAAGACGGTAAAACCTTCGAAGACAATGCTTTAATTAAAGTTCGTACCATAAGGCCGCTGATACCTGATGATGCACATACCATTATTTTATCAGATGATTCTGGACTTTGTGTTGATGCGCTGAAAGGAGGACCTGGCATTTTTTCAGCTCGATATGCAGGAGAAGAAGCTACTTTCGAAGATAATAACAATAAGTTATTAAAAGCAATGAAAGATATTCCTTTACCACAAAGAACGGCACAGTTTGTTTCTTGCATTGCTTTAATTTTCCCAGACGGTGAAGAATGGACATGTAGGGGAACTGTCCGCGGCCGAATTGCTTTAAAAGAAATAGGAAATAATGGTTTTGGATATGATCCATTATTTATAGAAGATAAAACAGGTCTTACTTATGCGCAATTGAATATTAATGAAAAAGATAATATTTCTCATCGGGCTATTGCGCTAAAAAAAGCTTATCGTAAAATAAAAACAAAATACAATATTTAA